The DNA region CCTTCCAAGTCAAACATTTTTAATAATCAACGGCGGCACGGCTCACAATCCACCACCTCCTCTCTGCTCTATGAATTCCACTCTTCTCCACTCATTTCCATCGTCTCTTCTTCCACCTCTCACCGGAACTGAATTCATGGCTCTCCTCGGATCTAACCCCATGGCACTTTTGGTGGCCTTCCTTCTCGTCGGAATCACAGCCGTGGTTGCCCAGAACTGCGGCTGTTCCGCCGACCTCTGCTGCAGCCGCTACGGCTACTGTGGCACCGGCGACGCCTACTGCGGCGTCGGGTGCAGGGAGGGCCCCTGTTACTCCTCTCCGACCAACGACGTCTCGGTGGCCGACGTGGTGACGCAGAGCTTCTTCGACGGCATCATCAGCCAGGCAAACAGCGGCTGCGTCGGCAGGGGATTCTACACGCGCGACGCTTTCCTGGCCGCCGCCGGCTACTTCCCCAACTTCGGCCGAACCGGCTCCGCCGACGACTCCCGCCGTGAGATCGCCGCCTTCTTCGCCCAAGTCACGCACGAGACGGGACGTGAGTTTGAATCGGTTTGCTTTCTTCACCGGCCGTTCGGAAGTCTAATTAAAATCTCGATCGACGTCTTTAATTAATTTCCTAAATTCTTTACAGATTTCTGCTACATCGAGGAGATCAACGGCGCATCGAATGACTACTGCGACGAGACCAACACCGAGTGGCCGTGCGTCTCCGGGAGGAACTACTACGGCCGTGGCCCCATCCAACTGTCGTGGAACTTCAACTACGGCCCTGCCGGGCGGGACATCGGCTTCGACGGCCTGGGCGCGCCGGAGACGGTGGCCAACGACGTCGTCATCTCCTTCAGGACCGGCCTGTGGTACTGGATGAACCACTGTCACTCCCTCATCGTCTCCGGGCAAGGATTCGGCGCCACCATCCGCGCTATCAATGGCGCGCTCGAGTGCGACGGCAACAACCCGACAACGGTCAACGCTCGGGTGGGCTACTACACGGACTACTGCAGGCAGTTGGGCGTTGACCCCGGCAGTAATCTCACTTGTTGAGTGAGACTTCTTCGTAATAAAATATAGTAATCATAAATAATAATGTATTTTTCTCTTTCAAATTGAATAAAATGTTCTTTCGTAGTAGAGaacaaaaatagaaaccaaacgtccggatgttttttattttaaattttttttttatcaatgattGAGTCTCaaggattaattttttttaacaccgcGTTTTCGAATTTATCCTGATAACACGTGAATTGATCAGTTTAAAAATTAATcatcaaaaattggatatttaatatcAACTAAAAAATAGAAACTAAACAAATAAACCGGCCAAACTTTCTTACTAAAACTGAATAAATCCaatcaataaaaaattaattaattctatcgaaaaatttaaataatcaatttTTTATTGACTGATGAATACTCCGATCTATTAATTCACTTTGATTGATATTAATGACACGAATAAATTTAGTTTACATTCATAAATAATTATACTTCATAAATAATTTAGTTTCACattcataaataatttataaataaatataattaaatttattaaaaaagtaattataatttttttatttaaattagaaataAGATTTCGATTAAAAATTAAGgatgaatatttatttattttgattatacGTCTAAAATTTGATATGCGAGTGTTTTGTTTCCAAagggcaaaaattaaaaattaaaaaaaaaagtataccTTATAAATCATCTCTTATTATaagaaatcaaaaccaacacattGTAGATAATTGCAGATAGAAATATCAATCAGTCAATTTTTCTTGACAATTGCAGTTGAATTGCAATGAAATTGTGGACAAACAGTCAAATATCCAACACATTTTGACAAGTGCAGTGAAATTgtcaaaaaatcaaaacaaaaagatAATTTTGTAGTTTAATCACTTTTGTAACATTTTAAATGATTAAGTACAGAAATATTAACAGAAACTAAAAAGCAGAGAGGAGGAAATTGATCGGCGGCCAACTCCCACCGCCGCCTCCTCTTCCATAAACCTAATCCATTCCTATCGACGGCTGGTTGAGGTCGATGCTCAGTCCCTTCTTTGGCGAGCACTCCGTCAGTGAGGCCGATGACATCGCCATTGCTCTTCTCGCCTTGACATGTCTCCTCTGCTTTTCTGTCCGGTCGTTGGCCGCCCGACGCTTCCGGTGAATGCTTTTGTGGCCGCCGAGGGCCTGGTACGAAGAGAATGCTTTTCCGCATTCCGAGCACTCGTAGCTACGCAGATCGGCCGTCGAAGGCGTCGCAGGGGAAAGCCTCTCATTCTTCTGCTGCCGTTGTTGTTTCAGCGCTGTGGACGGAAGCAGAGGCTGCTTTTTCTCCGGCGGAGGCAGAAGCGGCATTAGCCCAGGGAATGAGATCAGATGCGGCGATTCTTGCTCCTGCGCCTCCGCTGGCGGAGGCGTCGGCGATCGGGGATGAAGAAACAGCAGCTGCTTTGGGGCTTGCAGCGGCGGAACCCCGCGGCGAAGGTCGAGCAGGGCATCCGACAGCATGAGGAGCCCGAGGATGCAGTCCTCCTCATCTTGACTGACGAAAACCGAGGGCGGAGGCGAAGGGCGACGGCCCTTCGTTCGCCGGCGCTTTATCCCCCACGAGGCAGCTGGCAGCGTGCATCGGAGGAGTCTACCGGCCATGGCGAAACAGAAACGGAATTTGCGAAGCAAGCACTTCTTGAACCCTCGCCGTTTCGGACGGAGGAAAAGCGAGAATGTAGAGCGAGTGCGGGTGACGGCGCTATTTATAGAAGCGATCGGAAATGGGCAATTTCAGTCCTAATTCCCTAACGGTAATAAATTTGTTTTTAGTTCCTTCTTATAAATTGTAGTTTTAAACTCTTCTTAAATTAACTCTTAAAGGAGTCTTATAATATTTATAGATAATCATACTACATAAATAGTTTAGTTTTACATTcacaaataatttataaataaatctattataattttataaaaaataaattataattttattttattaatttttatttaaatatatgaaAAGTATAGTAATTTATACACTTTAGGATTTTAaactatttataatatattaaggATTAAAAAATACTATAAATTTCACGAATATGAACATTGATAGTTCGACTCGCTTACACACTTATTCGCAAAGCATAAAGAGTGTGGAGGCCCTTCACACCGACTTTGCAATTGCAAAGGATACTTAATAGATTCATGGTTTGCAAAATCCATAATGTAAATTCTAAGGATAAACTATCACAGCAGTAACAATTATATTGAACCAAAGGAATTTGATGTAACATCCATCATCGTATCACAACCAGGCCATAGCACCTTACAGATAATCGAATCGAACGAGTGAAAAGTCACTCGACTGTTCAAAATTTACAAGTAACACAGTTGGGTTGAAACATTTCGATACTGAGAAAAAGAAATTGAAGAGAACTTGAAGAATTAGAGCCTCCTTCCTCTCCTTCCACCCTTTCTGCGAGTGCTGTCTGTGGGTATGGGAGTTACATCCTCTGTAGTACCAGGaaaaaaagaattaaaagagGCTATATTTCGTGCCACAAAAACAAATaacttttttaagtttttaaaatcccAAGCATGATGTAAAGTGAATAAATAGATTTTACTGAATTGATTTTGAAGATGCCGACATGAAGTGAATCGAGGAGTGATTTTGACCAAACAAGAACACTAGCAATTATGCACAAGGGGGAAAAGTTTGAATAATAATAGGAAAAGAACTTGCCGATACGCCCAATTTTCATGCCAGCTCGAGCAAGTGCCCTTAGAGCAGATTGAGCACCAGGACCAGGTGTTTTTGTTTTATTCCCGCCAGTGGCTCTTAGCTTAATATGCAAAGCAGTAATACCAAGTTCCTACAAAGGAATGCAGGAGAAAACAGTTATGAGAATCAGTTTAAAACAAAGCATGGATATCgaggggaaaaaaaaaacaagttgaaGGACATACTTTGCATCGCTGGGCAACATCTTGGGCTGCAAGCATAGCTGCGTATGGAGATGATTCATCCCTGTCAGCCTTGactttcattccacctaaaacaGCAAAAACTTTTCAAGTCCAAACTCATTTATCAAATAAGATAATAGAACAGGCAAGAGTAAGAAGTAAGCTTGTGTGAATGAGAACAAAAGTAAGGAAAGAGACCAAATAAAGGAcaaattttacatctcatgtAGATAAAATGAAGCTTCCAAGATTGCATGAGATGATGATTTATTCATTCAAGCATGCACCACAATTATTCAATACTCAGAAAAATGTTGCATTAATAGTCCTTCAAATTAATTGCTTCTACTCTGTTCTGGAAACAAAAAAGAGAGGAATCTATCTCAACCTTGTTATTTCATGATTCAGTAATTCTTCTAGAAGAGAGTGGTTATCAAAAGTATACTAAAAACTTAACTAAGGGAGTAGGCTTAGCTTTTAAGTACTCCTCAAGCTTCATAGAAAACTCAAAAAAGATGTGCATAAATATTCTTGGACAGTTGGATTTCATAAAATGGACCACTTGAGAAAATGAACATCAAATTCCAAGCACCATCAGATTGATAATTTTGAAGATAAATCAACAAAACTTTTTCATATGAGTTTAGGTTTTAGTTTAAATAGCATAAAAAAGGAATGAATATGAATGTGCTCCTCATCCATAAACTAAGCACCTTCACAAGAAAGTTGGCAAGAGGTATCCATTGAACAAAAAATAGATGAACTGCATAAAAGATGTAGCACATCTATAATGCACATATTTATGGATAATCCAATGCCACATCAGAAGGGCCTAAGATTCAATCAAACAAGGAAAGCTCTCAAAGAAAAACTCTCTGAAACCAAAATATTCATATTGCATGGCTATGACTCGAAACGCTTCCACAAGGTACAACTGTACAAGGAAGGCGATCTTAAGGGCCGTGCTTCAGAAACTGGAGAACAAGAGCAATAATCATTGACCAAATTGTTGAGCTCAACCATGCACAAATAGAGTAATAACAATATAATACATAAAGAGGCAACTTGTTCCaaccaaaatcatgtctaatagcaTTAAGCACAACTACTAAAAAGCCCATTTTATGACCATCAAACATGTTCATGCagcttaagaaaaataaaatgaatcaCTTAAGAAAAATAAACATCAAATTCAAAGCACCATCAGATTGATAATTTTGAAGATAAATCAACAAACCTTTTCAGATCACTTTAGGTTTTAGTTTAGATACCATAAAAAAGAATGAATATGAATGTGTCCCTCATCCATAAACTAGGCACACTTCACAAGAGAGTTGGCAACAGGTATCCACTGAGCAAAAAACAGATGAACAACATCAAAGTGCAGCACATCTATAATGCACATATTTATGGATAATCAAATGCCACATCAGAAGGGCCAAAGACTCAATGAAACATGGAAAGATCTCaaagaaaaactctctggaaccAAAAAATTCATATTGCATGGCTATGACTCAAAACGCTTCCACAAGGTACAACCGTAAAAGGAAGGCGATCTTAAGGGCCGTGCTTCAGAAACTGGAGAACAAGAGCATAATCATTGACCAAATTGTTGAGCTCAACCATGTACAAATGGAGTAATAACAATATAATACGTAAACAGGCAACTTGTTCcaaccaaaatcaagtctaatagCATTAACACAACCACTAAAAAgcctattttattaccatcaaacaAGTTCATCTTGCTTAGATAGCTTGCTAGTGTCAACTGAAGCAAAGAATTCACAATCATATGCAAAGTgagaaaaaagaaatatagattaaGTTAACACTTGTAATACGAACAAGTGTTTCCCTCCCAGACAAATCTGTAACATGCTGCAAGTCCAAAACAGATGAGAAAAATCAAAGCTTTAATTCCTTTTCTAAACCAACAGATCAGAAAGTGGACTTATTTGACTCACAATGAAAGTATCATTAAAAGAAGCAAAGATGTGGGCAACACCGAACACTTGCTCCCCTTCCCGTACAGTTGGCCCAAGCGTCACATTCTCCTCCTTGGGCTCCCTAGTCTTCTTTCTTCCCGACTACAAAACCAACAGGCAATAAgcaaaaagagaaggaaaaaaaaatttgactACACACTAAATCTGAAGTTACATAGGAGAAGAACATATCAAGTAAGTTCATGCAGGCGCACATTTGCAACCTCGTGAATCCGCAATTAACAGATTTCGACTAAAAGGGAAATCATTCGAGGTCACAACACTGTATTCTGTTGTGCAAACTGACGAATAACTCACCATGGTGGTAGTGAGACGAGAGAGCAAGTGCAACGAAGATGGCGAGGGCGAGAAGCGGA from Zingiber officinale cultivar Zhangliang chromosome 4B, Zo_v1.1, whole genome shotgun sequence includes:
- the LOC121975304 gene encoding chitinase 6-like — encoded protein: MNSTLLHSFPSSLLPPLTGTEFMALLGSNPMALLVAFLLVGITAVVAQNCGCSADLCCSRYGYCGTGDAYCGVGCREGPCYSSPTNDVSVADVVTQSFFDGIISQANSGCVGRGFYTRDAFLAAAGYFPNFGRTGSADDSRREIAAFFAQVTHETGHFCYIEEINGASNDYCDETNTEWPCVSGRNYYGRGPIQLSWNFNYGPAGRDIGFDGLGAPETVANDVVISFRTGLWYWMNHCHSLIVSGQGFGATIRAINGALECDGNNPTTVNARVGYYTDYCRQLGVDPGSNLTC
- the LOC121975309 gene encoding 40S ribosomal protein S14 — encoded protein: MKVKADRDESSPYAAMLAAQDVAQRCKELGITALHIKLRATGGNKTKTPGPGAQSALRALARAGMKIGRIEDVTPIPTDSTRRKGGRRGRRL
- the LOC121978341 gene encoding zinc finger protein AZF2-like, yielding MAGRLLRCTLPAASWGIKRRRTKGRRPSPPPSVFVSQDEEDCILGLLMLSDALLDLRRGVPPLQAPKQLLFLHPRSPTPPPAEAQEQESPHLISFPGLMPLLPPPEKKQPLLPSTALKQQRQQKNERLSPATPSTADLRSYECSECGKAFSSYQALGGHKSIHRKRRAANDRTEKQRRHVKARRAMAMSSASLTECSPKKGLSIDLNQPSIGMD